A single genomic interval of Corylus avellana chromosome ca10, CavTom2PMs-1.0 harbors:
- the LOC132163320 gene encoding 5'-3' exoribonuclease 3-like isoform X4, whose protein sequence is MNQQRSGRFLSVREYERAEADLKRLIEQFEMEGKSVLLENHLSNPNHEVSNFHAITPGTEFIYKLSGALRSYVISRINNDPGWRDIKVIVSDANVPGEGEHKIMSFIRQQKNVGVGYNPNTRHCVYGLDADMIMLALATHEVHFSILRESDHDQEPPTINESEEEKEEREWFKKPYEFVHVWILREYLELDMKISEPPANVKIDLERIVDDFIFLCFFLGNDFLPGMPSLEVHEGAIDLLMSVYKKEFKNLGGYLLDMSRLVEEDQRKEYINLSRVEKFILLVGSYEDQIFRKRSQIRESKLKRLRKDSDNQDKNDGGNMEIGTRNNSDALSSEKAPTLSDSTESNTLSDGSKNADDSEIVKNTKEFVDKFRYNLEKNSDLFKNGQLGSDKVRLGTPGWKERYYKDKFSAETWRDIEKQRKEIVKKYTEGLLWVLLYYYSEVPSWSWFYPYYYSPFASDLKGLAQVRVEFHKGSPLKPLDQLLAVLPSQSAHVLPKVYQALLADAESKIIDLYPTDVDIDFDGKRFMWQGIVKLPFIEEERLLSETKELEKGLQRDEALRNKNNVDQLYVSSKHKLASQILSLLPNQNKVVEIDTSISDGIYGFIHLPNEDTEIVYKEVHNSIEENCVLCVSFEMRDNVVHLPRLLDGVIFPIKSITEGDITEKKLWHEYRGKNPSKSCRLQYETCDLIHEGYHRRFTTDSCSELVHKVGGIGWGAGRGKVNDTSNTSKHIESRERVILPSSSFTQQKSPVSSWDAGKCYSSLVSSSCNLDEQLSLRPHGGAQSRNVQQQRIQFGAPPSHQGRGHHDTTVSPTYSWKHSSATSSVQGRGRSRHVQHPSVEESGSH, encoded by the exons ATTTATATACAAGTTGTCAGGGGCCCTCAGAAGCTATGTTATTTCACGTATAAACAATGATCCAGGCTGGAGGGACATCAAG GTTATTGTTTCTGATGCCAATGTTCCCGGTGAGGGAGAACATAAGATAATGTCTTTTATTCGCCAACAAAAAAACGTTGGTGTTGGATATAATCCAAATACGAGGCACTGCGTCTATGGTCTG GACGCTGATATGATAATGCTTGCTTTAGCAACACATGAAgttcatttttccattttgagaGAG TCTGATCATGATCAGGAGCCTCCAACAATCAATGAAAGTGAGGAGGAGAAGGAGGAAAGGGAATGGTTTAAAAAGCCTTATGAG TTTGTACATGTATGGATTCTGAGGGAATATTTGGAGCTTGACATGAAAATATCTGAACCTCCAGCTAATGTGAAGATAGATCTTGAGCGGATAGTTGATGACTTCATTTTCTTGTGCTTTTTTCTGGGCAATGATTTTCTACCCGGCATGCCTTCATTAGAAGTTCATGAG GGTGCTATTGATTTATTGATGAGTGTTTACAAGAAAGAGTTCAAGAACCTTGGTGGCTATCTACTTGACATGAGCAGg CTTGTTgaagaagatcaaagaaaagAGTATATAAATCTATCCAGAGTGGAGaagttcattcttttggttggCTCATATGAAGATCAAATTTTCAGGAAAAGATCACAAATTCGCGAGTCTAAACTTAAACGCCTTCGCAAAGATTCAGATAAT CAAGATAAAAATGATGGTGGTAATATGGAGATTGGTACAAGAAACAATTCTGATGCATTATCCAGTGAGAAAGCTCCTACTTTAAGTGATTCAACAGAAAGTAATACATTATCAGATGGGTCTAAGAATGCCGATGATTCTGAA ATTGTCAAAAATACGAAAGAGTTTGTGGATAAGTTCCGTTATAATCTTGAGAAGAACTCTGACCTATTTAAGAATGGTCAATTGGGGTCGGACAAA GTGAGATTGGGGACTCCTGGCTGGAAAGAAAGATACTACAAAGATAAATTTTCTGCAGAAACCTGGAGGGAtattgaaaaacaaagaaaagaaata GTAAAGAAGTACACTGAAGGACTATTGTGGGTTCTTCTATATTATTATTCAGAAGTCCCATCATGGTCATG GTTTTACCCATACTACTATTCACCATTTGCGTCAGATTTGAAGGGCCTTGCTCAGGTCCGTGTAGAGTTTCACAAGGGTTCCCCATTAAAACCATTGGATCAGCTATTGGCTGTACTACCCTCACAGAG TGCTCATGTGCTTCCTAAAGTTTACCAGGCTCTGTTGGCAGATGCAGAGTCCAAGATTATTGATTTATATCCTACTG ATGTTGATATCGACTTCGATGGAAAACGCTTTATGTGGCAG GGAATCGTCAAGCTCCCATTTATAGAGGAAGAACGCCTTCTATCTGAAACTAAAGAATTAGAAAAGGGTCTACAG AGGGATGAAGCACTGAGGAACAAAAACAATGTTGATCAGTTATATGTGAGTAGCAAACACAAATTGGCATCCCAAATTTTGTCACTTTTGCCAAATCAAAACAAAGTGGTTGAGATCGATACCAGTATCAG TGATGGTATTTATGGTTTTATTCATCTTCCTAATGAGGATACTGAAATAGTTTACAAGGAAGTCCATAACAGCATTGAAGAGAACTGTGTCTT ATGTGTGTCTTTTGAAATGCGTGATAATGTTGTGCATCTTCCCCGCTTACTTGATGGTGTTATCTTTCCAATTAAG AGTATTACCGAAGGAGATATTACAGAAAAAAAACTTTGGCATGAATATCGGGGTAAAAACCCCTCGAAAAG TTGCAGATTGCAGTACGAAACATGTGATTTGATACATGAAGGCTATCACAGGAGATTTACTACAGATTCATGTTCTGAGTTGGTACATAAAGTTGGTGGTATTGGATGGGGTGCTGGTAGAGGAAAAGTGAATGATACTTCCAATACAAGCAAACATATTGAGAGCAGAGAAAGAGTCATATTACCTAGCTCTTCTTTTACCCAACAGAAGAGTCCAGTGTCAAGTTGGGATGCTGGAAAGTGTTACAGCAGTCTTGTTAGCTCAAGTTGTAACCTAGATGAACAGCTCAGCCTCAGGCCTCATGGAGGAGCTCAGTCTAGAAATGTGCAGCAGCAGAGAATACAATTCGGGGCTCCTCCTAGTCATCAAGGGAGGGGACATCATGATACAACAGTTTCTCCGACATACTCTTGGAAACACAGTTCTGCCACCAGCTCCGTGCAGGGCCGTGGCAGAAGCCGGCATGTTCAACATCCTTCTGTCGAGGAAAGTGGCAGCCACTGA